The following coding sequences are from one Streptomyces sp. NBC_01232 window:
- a CDS encoding GNAT family N-acetyltransferase, producing the protein MSTAQPAALSFRSAVETDVPELVVLVESAYRGEASRAGWTTEADYLDGQRTDPDGVRAVIDGPDGVLLVVERAGELVACCQLEHRDDHVYFGMFAVRPGLQGAGLGKEILAEAERRARETWGAKEMRMTVVNVREDLIAYYVRRGYRRTGDLSPFPYGDERFGVPLRDDLAFELLVKSL; encoded by the coding sequence ATGTCGACCGCCCAGCCTGCCGCCCTGAGTTTCCGCAGCGCCGTGGAGACGGACGTACCGGAACTGGTGGTCCTCGTCGAGTCCGCCTACCGCGGGGAGGCGAGCCGGGCCGGCTGGACCACCGAGGCCGACTACCTGGACGGTCAGCGCACCGACCCGGACGGGGTCCGCGCCGTCATCGACGGCCCCGACGGGGTCCTGCTCGTCGTCGAGCGCGCGGGCGAACTCGTCGCCTGCTGCCAGCTCGAACACCGCGACGACCACGTCTACTTCGGGATGTTCGCCGTCCGCCCCGGGCTCCAGGGCGCGGGCCTCGGCAAGGAGATCCTGGCCGAGGCCGAGCGCCGCGCCCGCGAGACGTGGGGCGCCAAGGAGATGCGGATGACGGTGGTCAACGTACGGGAGGACCTCATCGCCTACTACGTGCGCCGCGGCTACCGGCGCACCGGCGACCTCAGCCCCTTCCCCTACGGTGACGAGCGTTTCGGCGTCCCGCTCCGCGACGACCTGGCCTTCGAACTGCTGGTCAAGTCGCTCTGA
- a CDS encoding PadR family transcriptional regulator: MTNSHEPKKQELPPTAWAVLGLLSFPGERTGYELKKWADSSLRFFYWSPAISQIYAELRRLEELGYAASARSGPEEARAKRRYAITDAGRGALAGWAADTTEAGPPVLKHGLLLRIWLGHLAEPERLRAMVEEHVERTRGELASVREAMEHASGVPEWTFPTLALRWSERQHLAELDLAEALLTDLHGLADAPQEQGRQAGGDAPTPG; encoded by the coding sequence ATGACTAATAGTCATGAGCCGAAGAAGCAAGAGCTTCCGCCGACCGCGTGGGCCGTCCTGGGCCTGCTCTCCTTCCCCGGCGAGCGGACCGGCTACGAGCTGAAGAAGTGGGCGGACTCCTCCCTGCGCTTCTTCTACTGGTCACCGGCCATCAGCCAGATCTACGCGGAGCTGCGCCGTCTGGAGGAACTCGGCTACGCGGCCTCCGCGCGCTCCGGACCCGAGGAGGCCCGGGCCAAGCGGCGCTACGCGATCACCGACGCCGGGCGCGGGGCGCTGGCCGGCTGGGCCGCCGACACCACCGAGGCCGGGCCCCCGGTGCTCAAGCACGGGCTGCTGCTGCGGATCTGGCTCGGCCATCTGGCGGAGCCGGAACGGCTGCGCGCGATGGTCGAGGAGCACGTGGAGCGCACTCGGGGCGAACTGGCCTCCGTACGGGAGGCCATGGAGCACGCGAGCGGCGTACCGGAATGGACCTTCCCGACCCTGGCGCTGCGCTGGAGCGAGCGGCAGCACCTGGCCGAACTGGACCTCGCCGAGGCCCTGCTCACCGACCTGCACGGGCTTGCGGATGCCCCCCAGGAGCAGGGTCGTCAAGCCGGTGGGGACGCGCCCACGCCCGGGTGA
- a CDS encoding LLM class flavin-dependent oxidoreductase — protein MKFSVIFEAQLADPTAEREHQVIRDCVEQAVLAERMGFDRIWAVEHHSLKWYAHMSAPEVFLSFVAARTSTIRIGHGVVCMPFNFNHPVRVAERAAMLDLLSGGRLDLGAGRGGTEQETSLCGVDRERTTAEVEEALRIIGRAWQEEELEYHGELIDIDPHPILPRPRQTPHPPLFLACSRGETLVQAAELGIGALVMGFAGPGSIADMRSVYDAAIAGRDGSRFVSTVVNDHFSVLCPTIVLDDREEARRIGTRGQRFFAQSIGHWYGGAGIPDEAVVAGADEAAEMRRAAEQVVARLHELDIPVRPTSTATFNADHAYGTADDAIAYVERLREAGADEVMCLIQMGTVEQEACLETLRQWGEKVIPHFRGV, from the coding sequence GTGAAATTCTCCGTGATCTTCGAAGCTCAGCTTGCCGACCCGACGGCGGAGCGGGAGCACCAGGTCATCCGCGACTGCGTCGAGCAGGCCGTACTGGCCGAACGCATGGGATTCGACCGGATCTGGGCGGTCGAACACCACTCGCTGAAGTGGTACGCGCACATGAGCGCTCCCGAGGTCTTCCTGAGTTTCGTCGCCGCCAGGACGAGCACGATACGCATCGGGCACGGCGTCGTGTGCATGCCCTTCAACTTCAACCATCCGGTGCGGGTCGCCGAACGGGCGGCCATGCTCGACCTGCTCTCGGGAGGGCGCCTGGACCTCGGGGCCGGACGCGGGGGCACCGAGCAGGAGACCTCGCTGTGCGGGGTGGACCGGGAGCGCACCACGGCCGAGGTCGAGGAGGCCCTGCGGATCATCGGCAGGGCCTGGCAGGAGGAGGAGCTGGAGTACCACGGCGAGCTGATCGACATCGACCCGCACCCGATCCTGCCGCGACCGCGGCAGACCCCTCATCCGCCGCTGTTCCTGGCGTGCAGCCGGGGCGAGACCCTGGTCCAGGCGGCCGAGCTGGGGATCGGGGCGCTGGTGATGGGCTTCGCCGGTCCCGGGTCCATCGCGGACATGCGCTCCGTCTACGACGCGGCGATCGCCGGGCGCGACGGCAGCCGCTTCGTGTCCACCGTGGTCAACGACCACTTCTCCGTGCTGTGCCCGACCATCGTGCTCGACGACCGGGAGGAGGCGCGCCGGATCGGCACCCGGGGCCAGCGGTTCTTCGCCCAGTCCATCGGCCACTGGTACGGCGGGGCCGGCATCCCGGACGAGGCCGTGGTCGCGGGAGCCGACGAGGCTGCGGAGATGCGCCGGGCCGCCGAGCAGGTGGTGGCCCGGCTGCACGAGCTGGACATCCCGGTGCGGCCGACCTCGACGGCCACCTTCAACGCCGACCACGCCTACGGGACCGCCGACGACGCCATCGCCTACGTGGAGCGACTTCGGGAGGCCGGCGCCGACGAGGTCATGTGTCTGATCCAGATGGGCACGGTGGAGCAGGAGGCCTGCCTGGAGACCTTGCGGCAGTGGGGCGAAAAGGTCATTCCACACTTCCGGGGCGTGTGA
- a CDS encoding TetR/AcrR family transcriptional regulator — translation MSPRSASVNEELRRRSRERLLQSTVELVAEHGYEATTLGDIADRAGAARGLVSYYFPGKRQLLQSAVHRLMHLTLYAALEREPRSDCGRERLARAVDAVLGLARDEPLLMRTHMAGILTAEGFVQCPEQQRLAELLRDTVVRYGSADPDTDYPLLRALLMGAVVAVLLPGAPMPVARLRAELFQRYGLDWELGVPPDGGPPGGTPPSQLSHP, via the coding sequence ATGTCCCCGCGCAGCGCATCGGTCAATGAAGAATTGCGCAGACGTTCCCGGGAGCGGCTGCTGCAGTCCACGGTCGAACTCGTGGCCGAGCACGGCTACGAGGCCACGACGCTCGGCGACATCGCCGACCGGGCGGGCGCCGCACGCGGCCTGGTCTCGTACTACTTCCCGGGCAAACGGCAGTTGCTGCAGTCGGCGGTGCACCGGCTGATGCACCTCACCCTGTATGCCGCGCTGGAGCGGGAGCCCCGCAGCGACTGCGGGCGCGAGCGGCTCGCGCGTGCCGTCGACGCGGTCCTGGGGCTCGCCCGGGACGAACCGCTGCTGATGCGCACGCACATGGCGGGCATCCTCACGGCCGAGGGCTTCGTCCAGTGCCCCGAGCAGCAGCGGCTCGCGGAGCTGCTGCGGGACACCGTCGTCCGGTACGGCTCGGCGGACCCGGACACCGACTATCCGCTGCTGCGGGCCCTGTTGATGGGCGCGGTCGTGGCGGTCCTGCTGCCCGGTGCCCCGATGCCGGTGGCCCGGCTGCGGGCCGAGCTGTTCCAGCGCTACGGGCTGGACTGGGAGCTCGGTGTTCCGCCGGACGGCGGGCCGCCCGGCGGAACACCTCCCTCACAGCTCTCGCACCCCTGA
- a CDS encoding DUF6421 family protein, with translation MTETLVPGTDGAVITAGARVVDHPAWAELKAAVEEIRPWQAKDGSIDFEVEGAHGRATVLAAVERVITAVETLSPLLPHGAAYHRALVADLRKWAADDFKVPDFLDSLLAFHPAAERADGLQHLVVFPMYTQNGNLDRNLEAVVLKMVWPEWLAELERTRYDNPLFLGITFEDFTPGYDTHSAVLFPETIAVREAPERFTWGGIFCDREAARYRKVTEAAVDILGIDLPEDIARMVEDQERCEKAFVLWDMVHDRTHSHGDLPFDPFMIKQRQPFWMYGLEELRCDLTAFKEAVKLESEGNEHGRDVQYAVLFDRMFRFPVSGDRNRNYDGLGGQLLFAYLHKHDVVRWTDNKLKIDWMRAPQVTNQLCAEIEDLYRAGIDRPKLVHWFKAYELVSTYLAPHPGSKWAKGADALDLTQPPRKLVDDVLPDEFPLSMFFEALAKKLKGTIAATKGITALNAEQAERVAA, from the coding sequence ATGACGGAAACTCTTGTGCCCGGTACCGACGGCGCCGTGATAACCGCCGGAGCGCGGGTGGTCGACCACCCCGCGTGGGCCGAGCTCAAGGCCGCCGTGGAGGAGATCCGGCCCTGGCAGGCCAAGGACGGCTCCATCGACTTCGAGGTCGAGGGTGCGCACGGCCGCGCCACCGTCCTGGCCGCCGTGGAGCGCGTGATCACGGCCGTCGAGACGCTGTCGCCGCTGCTCCCGCACGGAGCCGCGTACCACCGCGCCCTCGTCGCCGACCTGCGCAAGTGGGCCGCGGACGACTTCAAGGTGCCGGACTTCCTCGACTCCCTGCTGGCCTTCCACCCGGCCGCCGAGCGCGCCGACGGGCTCCAGCACCTCGTCGTCTTCCCCATGTACACCCAGAACGGCAACCTGGACCGCAACCTGGAAGCCGTCGTGCTCAAGATGGTGTGGCCCGAGTGGCTCGCCGAGCTGGAGCGCACCCGGTACGACAACCCGCTCTTCCTCGGCATCACCTTCGAGGACTTCACCCCGGGCTACGACACCCACTCCGCGGTGCTCTTCCCGGAGACCATCGCCGTGCGCGAGGCACCCGAGCGCTTCACCTGGGGCGGCATCTTCTGCGACCGCGAGGCCGCCCGCTACCGCAAGGTGACCGAGGCCGCTGTCGACATCCTGGGCATCGACCTGCCCGAGGACATCGCCCGCATGGTCGAGGACCAGGAGCGCTGCGAGAAGGCCTTCGTCCTGTGGGACATGGTCCACGACCGCACCCACAGCCACGGCGACCTGCCGTTCGACCCCTTCATGATCAAGCAGCGCCAGCCGTTCTGGATGTACGGCCTGGAGGAGCTGCGCTGCGACCTCACCGCCTTCAAGGAGGCCGTGAAGCTGGAGTCCGAGGGCAACGAGCACGGCCGCGACGTGCAGTACGCCGTCCTCTTCGACCGGATGTTCCGCTTCCCGGTCTCCGGCGACCGCAACCGCAACTACGACGGCCTCGGCGGCCAGCTGCTCTTCGCCTACCTCCACAAGCACGACGTCGTGCGCTGGACGGACAACAAGCTGAAGATCGACTGGATGCGTGCCCCGCAGGTCACCAACCAGCTGTGCGCCGAGATCGAGGACCTGTACCGGGCCGGCATCGACCGCCCGAAGCTCGTGCACTGGTTCAAGGCGTACGAGCTGGTTTCCACCTACCTCGCCCCGCACCCGGGTTCCAAGTGGGCCAAGGGCGCCGACGCCCTGGACCTGACGCAGCCGCCGCGCAAGCTCGTGGACGACGTGCTTCCGGACGAGTTTCCGCTCAGCATGTTCTTTGAGGCGCTCGCCAAGAAGCTCAAGGGCACGATCGCAGCGACCAAGGGCATCACCGCCCTGAACGCGGAGCAGGCCGAGCGAGTCGCCGCGTGA
- a CDS encoding glycerophosphodiester phosphodiesterase has protein sequence MTFLTIGHRGVMGVEPENTLRSYLRAERCGMDVIALDLRLSKDGALVAVHDPEVDRTTDGSGAVADLTLAELRELDAGQGERVPVLEEVLDAVRVPLQAFVTDRATAAVLAELILRRDLTSRVEVASTREDVLAETARLVPGVRTALYADSPVGEAGSVVDRALAAGAASVAVDVERLSLEAVEAAHAAGLRVTGRAVDTLDRLRLARALGLDGAATDFPEIRSTGRFTA, from the coding sequence TTGACTTTCCTCACCATCGGTCACCGCGGGGTCATGGGTGTCGAACCGGAGAACACCTTGCGGTCCTACCTCCGAGCGGAACGTTGCGGCATGGACGTCATCGCTCTGGACCTGCGTCTGAGCAAGGACGGAGCCCTCGTCGCCGTGCACGACCCCGAGGTGGACCGGACCACCGACGGCTCGGGGGCCGTCGCCGATCTGACCCTGGCCGAGCTGCGCGAGCTGGACGCCGGTCAGGGCGAGCGCGTACCGGTCCTGGAGGAGGTGCTGGACGCCGTCCGGGTGCCGCTGCAGGCCTTCGTCACCGACCGGGCCACCGCCGCGGTGCTCGCGGAGCTGATCCTGCGGCGCGATCTGACCTCCCGGGTCGAGGTGGCCTCCACCCGGGAGGACGTGCTCGCGGAGACGGCCCGGCTGGTGCCCGGCGTACGGACCGCCCTGTACGCGGACTCCCCCGTCGGCGAAGCCGGTTCCGTCGTGGACCGGGCGCTGGCCGCCGGCGCCGCGAGCGTCGCGGTGGACGTCGAGCGGCTCAGCCTGGAGGCGGTGGAGGCGGCGCACGCGGCCGGCCTGCGCGTGACGGGCAGGGCGGTCGACACCCTGGACCGGCTGCGGCTCGCGCGGGCCCTCGGGCTGGACGGCGCGGCCACGGACTTCCCGGAGATCCGCAGCACGGGCCGCTTCACCGCCTGA
- a CDS encoding SDR family NAD(P)-dependent oxidoreductase translates to MNGSGNGNGKLHGAVVAVAGAGGPAGRATLLRLAEAGAVVIASDADPARLAEAVDAARYAHGGATITGDTVDLLDLDATKAWAEQTEKEFGRIDGLVHLVGGWRGSKTFTDSDLADWTFLEKLLIRTVQHTSLAFHDGLLRSDRGRYVLISQSGAHKPVANNAAYNAGKAAAEAWTLAMADSFRKAGGDEGPAAAAAILVIKALVHDAMRAERPNAKFAGFTDVTELAEAIAGVWERPAIDVNGQRLWLTPQP, encoded by the coding sequence ATGAACGGCTCCGGGAACGGCAACGGAAAGCTGCACGGAGCGGTGGTGGCGGTGGCCGGGGCCGGCGGGCCCGCCGGTCGCGCCACCCTGCTCCGCCTCGCCGAGGCGGGTGCGGTGGTCATCGCGTCCGACGCCGATCCGGCGCGGCTCGCGGAGGCCGTGGACGCGGCGCGCTACGCCCACGGTGGCGCCACCATCACCGGTGACACCGTGGACCTGCTCGACCTGGACGCCACCAAGGCCTGGGCCGAGCAGACCGAGAAGGAATTCGGCCGGATCGACGGCCTGGTCCACCTCGTCGGCGGCTGGCGCGGCAGCAAGACCTTCACCGACAGCGACCTCGCGGACTGGACCTTCCTGGAGAAGCTCCTCATCCGCACGGTCCAGCACACCTCGCTGGCCTTCCACGACGGGCTGCTGCGCAGTGACCGCGGCCGATACGTACTGATCAGCCAGTCCGGGGCGCACAAGCCGGTCGCCAACAACGCCGCGTACAACGCTGGCAAGGCGGCCGCCGAGGCGTGGACCCTGGCGATGGCGGACTCCTTCCGCAAGGCGGGGGGTGACGAGGGCCCCGCGGCGGCAGCTGCGATCCTGGTCATCAAGGCACTGGTGCACGACGCGATGCGCGCCGAGCGTCCCAATGCGAAGTTCGCGGGCTTCACCGACGTGACGGAGCTGGCCGAGGCCATCGCCGGCGTCTGGGAGCGGCCCGCAATCGATGTGAACGGACAGCGTCTGTGGCTCACTCCGCAACCGTGA
- a CDS encoding DUF5134 domain-containing protein, translated as MHGSATSLASSVPSWLLVLLCAVSGAYCLRRAGGSGGAAGEAVMGFGMALMAVPIGREDGWRLPVLAVVFCGAALHALWMLRGGVHHAHHLVGSLTMVYMTLMAGPLSGPGLGHEPGQGHEQGAGLPLLTGALLLYYAGYVMLGGTRLITAGGPLPPGAGTGHRAAAGPGGPGELIGACRLAMGMGMLAMLLAM; from the coding sequence GTGCACGGTTCCGCCACGTCCCTCGCGAGCTCCGTCCCCTCCTGGCTGCTGGTGCTGCTGTGCGCGGTCAGCGGCGCCTACTGCCTGCGCAGGGCGGGCGGTTCGGGCGGGGCCGCCGGGGAGGCGGTGATGGGGTTCGGGATGGCCCTGATGGCCGTGCCGATCGGGCGCGAGGACGGGTGGCGGCTTCCCGTGCTGGCTGTGGTCTTCTGCGGCGCGGCCCTGCACGCCCTGTGGATGCTGCGGGGCGGAGTGCACCACGCGCACCACCTGGTGGGCTCGCTGACGATGGTCTACATGACCCTGATGGCCGGCCCCTTGTCCGGACCCGGGCTGGGGCACGAGCCGGGACAGGGGCACGAGCAGGGGGCCGGGCTGCCGCTGCTGACCGGGGCGCTGCTCCTCTACTACGCCGGCTACGTGATGCTCGGCGGGACCCGGCTGATCACCGCGGGCGGACCGCTGCCCCCCGGGGCGGGCACCGGGCACCGGGCGGCCGCGGGGCCCGGCGGACCCGGTGAACTCATCGGCGCCTGCCGACTCGCCATGGGAATGGGGATGTTGGCCATGCTGCTCGCGATGTGA
- a CDS encoding M56 family metallopeptidase gives MMVPAALLLLGALTAVLAPRLLARARWPEREPVVALWVWQCVVGAVLLCFGLSMLLSAAAAWQAVRGRLFAAAPHGVIEAYALGTSGGPWAAVTALALAGGGLWTAAMLTGEVLRARARRRAQGSELLVRAPLLPGEDPAGARLVVLEGPRPDAWWLPGAAPQLVVTTAALGRLKGSQLDAVLAHEQGHAAARHDWLLHCSRALSRGFPQVPVFAAFEAEMHRLVEMAADDVASRRFGRLTIALALVGLNEDRGVFGTSSTEHAHVPQRVRRLLSAAPRLSPGRRLRLTALATLVPAIPLVVAFVPGLSALA, from the coding sequence ATGATGGTCCCCGCCGCCCTCCTGTTGCTCGGCGCCCTGACCGCGGTGCTCGCCCCCCGTCTGCTGGCCCGGGCCCGATGGCCCGAGCGCGAGCCGGTCGTCGCCCTGTGGGTGTGGCAGTGCGTGGTCGGTGCGGTGCTCCTGTGCTTCGGGCTGTCGATGCTGCTGAGCGCGGCGGCCGCCTGGCAGGCGGTCCGGGGCCGGCTCTTCGCCGCCGCCCCGCACGGGGTGATCGAGGCCTACGCGCTGGGCACGTCCGGCGGGCCCTGGGCCGCCGTGACCGCGCTCGCGCTGGCGGGCGGCGGGCTGTGGACCGCGGCGATGCTGACCGGTGAGGTGCTGCGGGCGCGGGCCCGGCGGCGTGCGCAGGGCAGCGAACTGCTGGTACGGGCCCCCCTGCTGCCCGGGGAGGACCCGGCGGGCGCGCGGCTCGTCGTACTGGAGGGTCCCCGGCCGGACGCCTGGTGGCTGCCGGGGGCGGCCCCGCAGCTGGTGGTCACGACGGCGGCGCTGGGCCGGCTGAAGGGCAGCCAGCTGGACGCGGTGCTGGCGCACGAGCAGGGGCACGCGGCGGCCCGGCACGACTGGCTGCTGCACTGCTCGCGGGCACTGTCCCGGGGCTTCCCGCAGGTGCCGGTCTTCGCCGCCTTCGAGGCGGAGATGCACCGGCTGGTGGAGATGGCCGCCGACGACGTGGCCTCGCGGCGGTTCGGACGGCTGACGATCGCGCTCGCGCTGGTCGGGCTCAACGAGGACCGCGGGGTCTTCGGGACCTCCTCGACCGAGCACGCGCACGTGCCGCAGCGGGTGCGCAGGCTGCTGTCGGCGGCGCCCCGGCTGTCCCCGGGCCGCCGGCTGCGGCTGACGGCACTGGCCACGCTGGTCCCGGCGATCCCGCTGGTGGTGGCCTTCGTACCGGGGCTGAGCGCCCTCGCGTAG
- a CDS encoding phosphatase PAP2 family protein codes for MRNDHLRWAGIGCALLAAVLTALVVAGWPPLLAYDVRVARDLHAHALTHPGFTHLMRVLSDWVWDPWTMRALAFTACVLLWWRGERVRALRVALATLAASAVQQGLKALVGRERPVWSDPVDSAQYAAYPSGHAMTATVVCGLLLWLLPRPAPAWAPAAWAVALVSVLGVGFTRVYLGVHWASDVLAGWLLGVAVLALAVCVPVRRGGSDPVER; via the coding sequence ATGCGGAACGATCACTTGCGGTGGGCCGGCATCGGCTGCGCCCTGCTCGCGGCGGTCCTGACGGCGCTGGTGGTGGCGGGGTGGCCGCCACTGCTCGCGTACGACGTCCGGGTCGCGCGGGACCTGCACGCCCACGCGCTCACCCATCCGGGCTTCACGCATCTCATGCGGGTGCTCAGCGACTGGGTGTGGGACCCCTGGACCATGCGGGCCCTGGCGTTCACCGCCTGCGTCCTGCTGTGGTGGCGGGGCGAGCGGGTGAGGGCGCTGAGAGTGGCCCTGGCGACGCTGGCCGCCTCCGCGGTGCAGCAGGGACTGAAGGCGCTGGTGGGGCGGGAGCGTCCGGTGTGGTCGGATCCGGTGGACTCGGCGCAGTACGCGGCCTACCCGTCGGGCCACGCCATGACGGCGACGGTGGTGTGCGGGCTGCTGCTGTGGCTGCTCCCCCGCCCGGCCCCGGCATGGGCGCCGGCCGCCTGGGCGGTGGCCCTGGTATCGGTGCTCGGGGTCGGCTTCACCCGGGTGTACCTCGGGGTGCACTGGGCGTCGGACGTGCTGGCGGGCTGGCTCCTGGGAGTGGCCGTGCTGGCCCTCGCGGTGTGCGTGCCCGTCCGCAGAGGCGGAAGCGACCCGGTGGAGCGGTGA
- a CDS encoding DUF305 domain-containing protein has translation MDMAKDLKGHRASPPRPVRFAAVVAAAGLLLTLSGCQGDDGSDRADDGRASIVAPGRPGEKARHLTPEEAEKAKPDDSPNAADHAYVSRMIEHHKQALTMSALAPERAAADGVKRLAERITAAQKPEIGAMEKWLARHPAPAPAATAGSGGHGQGHDHGAMPGMATEQQLGELTGARGADFDRLFLTLMTAHHEGAVKMAGEALAGGNNVAVEEMATEVVATQSAEIHRMRAMG, from the coding sequence ATGGACATGGCAAAAGACCTCAAGGGTCACCGGGCCTCACCGCCCCGGCCCGTCCGGTTCGCCGCGGTGGTGGCGGCCGCCGGCCTCCTGCTGACACTCTCCGGCTGCCAGGGGGACGACGGGTCGGACCGGGCCGACGACGGACGGGCCTCGATCGTCGCGCCGGGCAGACCGGGCGAGAAGGCCCGTCACCTCACCCCGGAAGAGGCCGAGAAGGCGAAACCGGACGACAGCCCGAACGCCGCCGACCACGCCTACGTCTCGCGCATGATCGAACACCACAAGCAGGCGCTGACGATGAGCGCGCTGGCCCCGGAGCGCGCCGCGGCGGACGGCGTCAAGAGGCTGGCGGAGCGGATCACGGCGGCACAGAAACCCGAAATCGGCGCGATGGAGAAGTGGTTGGCGCGCCACCCGGCCCCCGCTCCGGCCGCGACCGCGGGCTCCGGCGGGCACGGGCAGGGCCACGACCACGGCGCGATGCCGGGCATGGCGACGGAGCAGCAGCTGGGGGAACTGACCGGGGCCCGCGGTGCCGACTTCGACCGGCTCTTCCTCACGCTGATGACCGCCCACCACGAGGGCGCCGTGAAGATGGCCGGCGAGGCGCTGGCCGGCGGGAACAACGTGGCGGTCGAGGAAATGGCCACCGAGGTGGTGGCCACGCAGAGCGCCGAGATCCACCGGATGCGCGCGATGGGCTGA
- a CDS encoding LVIVD repeat-containing protein, translated as MRVRNGRVGVAVAAAGLLATLLAAGPAAATPDPGDLSPGGGNRQSAGLAEGGELAPGDIPGQDEIVHSANIKPLANIPSSDPNGINTDLAFQGRYAYAGNYNGFTIYDIANPKAPKTVTQVLCPGGQNDISVHGDLLFLSTDSSRSDDSCNSVSQPATEKSSWEGIKIFDIKDKKNPRYIKSVETACGSHTHTLVPGNRDIYLYVASYSPNDAFPDCKPPHDGISVVKVPKKAPTKAAVVGFPVLFPDGGNPGAPTNPGVSKTTGCHDITVLPSKDLAAGACMGDGILFDISRPEQPRVIDRVQDNVNFAFWHSATFNERANKVVFTDELGGGGGATCNAATGPDRGADGIYDITGRGDQRKLAFRSYFKIPRHQADTENCVAHNGSLIPVGGGRDIMVQAWYQGGVSVWEFTDSARPREIAYFERGPLTTDQLGLGGSWSAYYYNGHIYSNDIVKGLDVLRIDDRRTDSATWVRMDRLNVQTQPEYR; from the coding sequence ATGCGGGTGCGAAACGGGAGGGTGGGGGTGGCCGTCGCCGCGGCCGGACTCCTCGCCACGCTCCTGGCCGCCGGACCGGCGGCCGCCACCCCCGACCCGGGCGACTTATCGCCCGGAGGCGGAAACCGGCAGAGCGCGGGCCTCGCCGAGGGCGGGGAGCTCGCCCCGGGCGACATCCCCGGCCAGGACGAGATCGTGCACAGCGCCAACATCAAGCCCCTGGCCAACATCCCCAGCAGCGACCCCAACGGGATCAACACCGACCTGGCCTTCCAGGGCCGGTACGCCTACGCGGGCAACTACAACGGCTTCACCATCTACGACATCGCCAACCCCAAGGCACCGAAGACCGTCACCCAGGTGCTCTGCCCCGGCGGCCAGAACGACATCTCCGTCCACGGCGACCTGCTCTTCCTCTCCACCGACTCCTCGCGCAGCGACGACTCCTGCAACAGCGTCTCGCAGCCCGCCACGGAGAAGTCCTCGTGGGAGGGCATCAAGATCTTCGACATCAAGGACAAGAAGAACCCCCGCTACATCAAGTCCGTCGAGACCGCCTGCGGTTCCCACACCCACACCCTGGTGCCCGGCAACCGCGACATCTACCTGTACGTCGCCTCGTACTCCCCGAACGACGCCTTCCCCGACTGCAAGCCGCCGCACGACGGCATCTCGGTCGTGAAGGTCCCGAAGAAGGCGCCGACGAAGGCCGCGGTCGTAGGGTTCCCGGTGCTCTTCCCCGACGGCGGCAACCCGGGCGCGCCCACCAACCCCGGCGTCTCCAAGACCACCGGCTGCCACGACATCACCGTGCTGCCGTCGAAGGACCTGGCCGCCGGAGCCTGCATGGGCGACGGAATCCTCTTCGACATCAGCAGGCCCGAGCAGCCGCGGGTCATCGACCGGGTCCAGGACAATGTCAACTTCGCGTTCTGGCACTCCGCCACCTTCAACGAGCGGGCGAACAAGGTGGTGTTCACCGACGAACTGGGCGGCGGTGGCGGCGCCACCTGCAACGCGGCCACCGGTCCCGACCGCGGCGCCGACGGGATCTACGACATCACCGGCCGCGGGGACCAGCGCAAGCTCGCCTTCCGCAGCTACTTCAAGATCCCGCGCCACCAGGCCGACACCGAGAACTGCGTGGCCCACAACGGCTCGCTGATCCCGGTCGGCGGCGGCCGCGACATCATGGTGCAGGCCTGGTACCAGGGCGGCGTCTCCGTATGGGAGTTCACCGACTCCGCCCGGCCCAGGGAGATCGCGTACTTCGAGCGCGGACCGCTGACGACGGACCAGCTGGGACTCGGCGGTTCCTGGTCGGCCTACTACTACAACGGGCACATCTACTCGAACGACATCGTCAAGGGCCTCGACGTGCTCCGGATCGACGACCGGCGCACCGACAGCGCCACATGGGTGCGCATGGACCGGCTCAACGTGCAGACCCAGCCCGAGTACCGCTGA